One part of the Anaeromyxobacter sp. Fw109-5 genome encodes these proteins:
- a CDS encoding GFA family protein: protein MQHGPIHRRLPVRQRPRRGVGAPVPGGLCHCLDCRKHHGALFHASAVFPRDAVTIEGETREYAGRSFCPRCGSPIFGRTADEIEVNLGSLDAPDQLRPTYESWTVRRESWLPPFPLTRRYDRDRDPSGRFE, encoded by the coding sequence ATGCAGCATGGACCGATTCACCGGCGGTTGCCTGTGCGGCAACGTCCGCGTCGTGGCGTCGGGGCTCCCGTACCGGGCGGGCTTTGTCACTGTCTCGACTGCCGCAAGCACCACGGGGCCCTGTTTCACGCTTCCGCCGTGTTCCCTCGGGATGCGGTGACGATAGAGGGCGAAACACGCGAGTACGCCGGGCGGTCTTTCTGTCCCCGCTGCGGCTCGCCCATTTTTGGACGCACCGCAGACGAGATCGAAGTGAACCTGGGATCGCTGGATGCCCCTGACCAGCTGAGGCCAACCTACGAGAGCTGGACCGTCCGTCGCGAGTCCTGGTTGCCGCCGTTCCCGCTCACGAGACGATACGACCGCGATCGAGACCCCTCGGGTCGCTTCGAGTAG